CATGGTCGGCCCCAATAACATGAGAGCCCCTTGATGTACATCCATCATAGAATTCACTAGGTTGGCTGGACCGCACACAGAACCTGAGCCAGGGTAGGGGcatataatttcaaaatttgcaGGTTTCATATTATATAGAGCTAATTTCTTGATATCCAAATAAACTCACCAACCCAAAACCGTTTGGATTCTGAAAACAGTCAGAATCCAACATCAAGATAGCAAAAATACCAGTAAATGGTATAATTATATATTCCTAATTATCTGACATAGCCACCACTTTTTGAGAAATCATTAACCACACATAACCAACAACAGTAGCTCATCCTGTGATTTTTTACAATATTCTTGCCAGCGTTTTGAACCCACTCCTCTGAAAAGGGAATATTATACATGAATCGTTTTACCGTAATAATTCAATGTACGGGAACCAAGATCTGGAAGAAGAGCGCCAGGGGACATGTGACACCAAAAGAAAGCTGCTGCATCAACATGTGATCCCCTCGAACTTTAATGTGGAAATCACATGAATTCAAGTGGCTAAAATAATCGACTGTTACAATGACCTTGGGCAGGCTTATTGGGTAAAAAGATATACATGTGCCGATCGTGATCAAAACATAGGATATGAGAGGTGAGTCTACCCTAACTCTTGGTGTTTTTGGACGTAAAACTAAAAAATATCGATGAATCCCACAATTTTGATTTCAAGTGAAAGGATCCTCAATCATCTTGTATAAAACAAAAATCGAAAGAACTGCTCTCTGTATAACATAGACCCACACGATAAGAGTAGGAGTGAAAAAATACTGAATTTTTAGCATATCAAGATTATCGTACCGAAAAATACTGAATTTTCAGTATACCGAAGATTTCAATATGGTACGATAATGATACCGAATTTTTCAGTACAGTAACgatatgaaatttgaaaatttcagtATATATCAGAATACCAAAATactgaaaaaaaatataaaattttaaaatatataatattttaaaataataaatttataaaatttaaagttttgGGTATAAAACGGTATATACCGATACCATGCCGAAATCTCGGTATACCGTATAATTTCGATATAATCGGTATGCTATTTATATGTATTGAAATTTTCGGTATATCATATCGATATAAAATTTTCTTGTACCGTATTTATCAGTACGATATACGTTATATAAATTTGGTACGGTACAATATATCACCTGTAGAGATGAGACCCTTGAGTGGTGAGGAAAATGAAGATAATAACGACATGACATaagattaaatattattattattcaaaaaGAGGCAACAAGAATGTACATAACATCATTATATTTAGCCATTAAGAGTTGTCATGATCAAACTTTTCATGCGTGCTTATTATCTTTAAGTTTAaaacattaattttaaataacgtaattagaaaataattttgatatatcgGCTAGTAAAATTTGATGGATTTATTTTCCAAGAGGCCAGCAAACACAAAACCATAATCCCACATTGACTGTAATCATGACTACATTTATTATGGATAATATGGTTAGACATCATAATgagtaatttaaataaagaataatagtaattatttaatttaaaatttaaaaatacgaTAAAAATTCCATCAAATACGAAAATGACTTCCTAATCGTACTTAATTGCGATATAATATATGATAAGATTATAGTAAATCTTACAATtctatttataaaatataattaataaaagatTGATCTTAGTAAAACAGAGGTCACGAGCGAGTCATTTGGGTTCTATAATTTTAATTTCGGACTTGCAAAAAATTTATGTAACATAATCTCTAGTTTGAATGAGACCAATCTACTCTTTAGGACCTGCGCGAAAGAACAAATCAAGAACAAACCTGCGATGATGTCGGCGCCACCGCTAATATATTTGGAGATGCTGTGCACCACCACGTCCGCCCCCAACCTCGCCGGAGACATTACCATTGGTGCGAACGTGTTGTCCACAACCACCGTTACCCCCTTGTCGTGCGCTATCCTGCATAGCTCCGGCACGTTAGCCACCGTCAGTGTGGGGTTCGACATCGATTCGAAATACAGAACTTTTGTTATGCCTTCCACTATTTCTCTCTTCACCATCTCCAGATCCCTGACGTCCACGAAGGTCGTGGTTATGTTGCACGCGCGGGGGAAAAAGTGGGTGAGGAGAGCGTGGGTCCCTCCATAGAGAGTGCGGGAGGCAACCATGTGCCCACCGGAGCTGCAGAGCTGGAGGAGGACGGAGGAGATGGCGGACATGCCGGATGAGGTGCAGTACGCGGCCTCCGTTCCTTCGAGGGCAGCCATGAGGCGGCTGAGATTAAGCACCGTGGGGTTGAAGTGGCGGCTGTAGATGAAGAAATCCCGATCGGGCCCCAATTCTCCGGAGAACATTCTGGGCATGGTTTCTGGTTCCATGACGGTGAAGGTGGCTGATGCCTCGATGGACATGTTAACGCCGCCGTGCTCGCCGAATTCGTGGCGGGCATTGGCCAGCGCCTCCACGGGGTCCACCGCATGCATCGGAAACACCTTGCTCCATTGATGTTTCTTGGTCGGGGCAAGCTGGTCCAATTGATCATCGGAAGCCCCTCTTTTCTTGTTAGAAAAGCTGTCTATGCTACGGTCGCCAGTCGCCTCGGCAGCCATTTTTGCTGTTGTGTTTCGCAATTGGGAGGAGTGGAGGATGGTTTTCAAATCTGAATGAATAATCACTAATGAAAGTTGGATGGTGAGGAAATTATGGAAGAATGGGAATCTATTTATGGGAGACGAGAAGAACGTCACAAGGAGTTTATattcataaaaacaaaaagaaaaaaagaaagaaaggaaaACAGAGTAGTTCGTCtttgtatttaaattaaaattttgactaataaaattaatattgacatcgtctaaaaaaaattatttcaattaaGGTTTGATTTAAATTAAAACTAAATCACAGTCAATATTACGGAGATTTAAATGAGAATCGAATCAAATTCAAAACTTTAGAAAATATAAAGACCATACAGTTatttatatttgatttcacGCATGCAATAACAATCCCAATTTTTGGTGTTGGGAATCGATTTGTTTATAAAACAAATGATTTTGATATTAGATTTGAAATTTTACAAATGTCAAGTTATTTGGATATTATGTATTTGATAATCATATGAATATTAGTCACTGTGCACACAAACAAAATAATCATATGATTATTATATATTGTGTATATTTTCttcttaaatttattattaaatataatattctaaaaaataaattaattgtgaTATGAGATTTATtaagattatttttttataattataaaatatgaatattcGAGCACACTCTATTACATTAAATAAAGgcataaatcaataaaaatacTAATACTAACGTATAAATTGTATTGTACAAAACATGACAAAATTTTAGGAAAAATGAGTTTTCCCTTTTTTAAGGTCAAGTTTAAGAATATATTGTATGCATATTATTAGGATTAAAATGTGAGCAGGACAATTTCGAGATTTTGAACCAATAGGTAATTACTATATGAAAGGCTCAGTCAAGAATGGTCGGAACCTAAGCTCATATTACATAGGAGAACGAAGGGCtattgtattattattttttaactcatatatttattttattccatttttataataaaaaggtTTATCTACTTTCATAATATATTTTGCTTATCAATTCGTTGAATCCTATCCACTAAGTCTAAGACCATTTGAATCTTGAATTGGACCGTTAATGGATATAATATggcaaaaaaatttgaaataaataagAAACTATTCGATGTAATCACTTCCTCCaaattgattattattattattattattttgataaaactTGTAATTTTATCGATTCAAATCATCCATTACAAGCTTGAGCAACCAAGGAGAAAAATCATCATTCAACCAAACAAATGGTGAAGGGAAATCAAAAGCAAAACGTGCAATGCTATGAGCTACGTTATTTGCCGTACGACGAACATGAATAAGCTCAGATTTCTCATATTCACTCATACGCTCTCTAATATCTGTTGCACAAAGGCTCGTATAACCAATATCATCCCGAGTGGTAGTGACTGCTTGAACTGCCAATAAGAGTCGGTTGCAACTTGAACATCAATAAAGTCTTTGTCATGAATTAGAATAATACCTTCTCGAATAGCCAGAAGTTCACCATAAACCACTGAAATGAGATGTTGATTTGCTTCTCAAAGATAATAACAGTCGATCTTGTTTGTTTCGGAGTGCGCCACCAATGCTAAAATGATGTCTATTATCATCCACGGCCAGTATCTATATTGAGTTTTAATATGCATAATCTTGGCGGATTTCATATCCTCTCCGAATTACTCTTTTTTGATGCATCCTCAATTTTCTCATCTCACCTACCAGTCAATTCAGAGTGTTTTAATGTGATAATGGTAAGTAATTTtcatattataattttattttatacaatataatatatagTGTTTAACGGAAAAtgttaaattatataaaataacttTTGCAGAagggccaaaaaaaaaaaaaaaaaaaccagaaaatatttccaaaaattacaataaaaaagTCTCCACAGATATGAACCCGATGAGACAAAAGAAAAGAAGCCTGCGAGATTGAATTTAGCTGCTTCGAAGTAGAACGGGCCAAATCCCCATGTCTTCAAACGCTTATCCATCGGAATTACAAAATAGAAGACTCGATCCCGAACCCGAAGCTTCTGTTGCACCGCTATCCTCCGATACTGTAGTTACTCCCGAACCACCGTCTTCCGATCCCCAAGCTACTGAAGCACCGGCAGCCTCCAGTGACGAAGCCATTGCCCCACCTCCAGCCTCCGATCCCGAAGCTACTGACGCACCGCCAGCCTCTGAGCCAGACCCCAATCTCGCCAATGATCGACCAGTCAACACGGAAGCATCGCCAGAAGAAGAAATTTCGTCAGAGTTAAGCGATGTGGACTCGCGTGCCGTTCAATCTAACGAAGCTACGGGGAACGAAGCGAAGCTGGCAAAGGAAGAGGGGAATAGGACCTTTACCATGCGAGAATTGTTGAATGAATTGAAAAATGGAGATCCCGACAACGACGACGCAAGAGAGGTGGATACTCCTCATAGGTCTGTTCGTTTCAGGAAACGAAATAATGGTTCATTATTGTTCGACCAATTCAGGAGATCATTTTCTGAGTTTGACTGAATTTATTTAATCAAAAGCCCGTGGACTTGTGGCTTTACGGTGTTTTAGGATTTAGAAGTTCATGGCCTAAGTGTTAATTCTTGGAATTTTGGGAAAAAAGCTGATACAGAAATAATGTCTTCAGTTTTAGATCTTCAAGAACCATAgttatgtaaaaaaaattgaatcttgaagatttggcgacTTACAGGCTAATAAGTACAATCTAATCATTATATCATACATATGTTTACGGGAAAAGGCAAACTCACTTAAAGTGTATACATCAGTATGATGCTAGTTATTTGCGAGGGTACTGTCTGGATGCTTGAGAAGCAATAGGGGTTAAGTTGCGCTTTCTAATTCAACACAATCAAAACTGTTTTGGTGCATGGTTCTCGAAGAAAAATTGATTTGTCTTAGAAATGGTGGTGATATTTCAAGGCCATCAATATATGGttcatatttgttttttttaaagtcTAACCAGTTTTTCTATTTCGAGTTTCCAAGTTGTTTCTGATTAGATTAAGGCTGCAGAAAGCTAATGTTTTTGTTACCTGAACCACATTTTTCTCTGCATTgctctcattttcttttgtgTCTCCTTTTATCTAATATCTTTTCATTAATTTAGATTAGTTTATGACGAGTGATTCTCCGTAAAGAGCACAGTTTGTGTTGTTTTCATGCACCCCAATGTTAACTAAACTTTTATTTCCTTCTGGTCTGTGTGTTTGCTACATGGCATTAGATGTTATTACGTTTACACACACTAAGAAATGCTATCTGTGATGCAACTGTAATGTTTTTCCTATGCTACAAGCAACCTTTTCCCGTCCTTATTTTCACATTTGATTTGTCTCCTAATTTTTTGCATCATTAATCTTATTTCGCTCAGATATTTTTGTATGTGAAGCTGATATAGATTTTCTTGTTTGCGAAAATGGTGGTATAAAGTGACCATTCCCCATTTCCCTCTGTTTGATTCCTTCTCTTCATAGTACATATAACAGGGAAGGTCCGTTATTCTTTTAATTTACTGAGCGAATAAGCTCTGACTATTATTTGTGGCTTCTTTTGTTGTTTCAGTGAACCAATTTCAGAACAGCAAACTGAACAGAATACTGCTGCTATGGAGCTGATTAGTAGTGTCACTGGTCTTGATGAAGAAGGTAGATCTCGTCAAAAGGTTCTTACATTTGCTGCCAGAAGGTAGTTGCAATTTTTTTGGACCACATTATTCGGACGAATTTCAGTTCACACATTATTTCATTTTCTTCCTTTCTTAATGAGTTATAGATCAAATCACTTATACTGCCTTAAGAGTTTACTCTATTTCCTTGCTGATATGGATTGCGTTACTGAAATCTGTACTAGTGTGTATGGGTGGGTGGGGTGGTTCCACTGTATTCTTTTTGTAATCGCACCAGATCTTATATCACAACAGTTTTAGTAGCTGCAAAGAACTCCCTTCTTACtgtttgattttaatttttgacCTCCTTGTGAAATACACAGTTATGTTAATTTATTTTGGGTTTATGCTCATATATTAATTgcacttgttttttttttcttttaaagatGAGTAATTAATTGCTTGAAATGTATCATAAATATTCACAATCATGAGATTATCCTCGCTATACATCATTGGAGCATTGTTTTCCTTTGGAGCCCTTTCAGTGACAGGCTGCATATTTTGCTTACACCATTGGAAATTTATTTTCAGATATGCTAGTGCGCTGGAGAGAAATCCAGAGGATTATGATGCTTTATACAATTGGGCACTGGTTCTTCAGGTCTGAATGTCTAAATTAGACTTATCTAATATGGTCAAGCGCTTGTTTTTCTCCTATTTTCATTTGTTTTGGCTGCAGGAAAATTAATTCAAACAGatacatttaattatattaagtcAAATTGAAAATCTATTAATAGTAATCACATGGATAGTTACTCGATTTAAATTATTGGATAATTTTCCTTGAACCATTCAGTCAATACTTGAAGTCCCATCCTCTTATAGATGTTAGTGTTTGAATACTTTGAACTGTTGTGCATGTAGGAAAGTGCTGATAATGTAAGTCCAGAATCCAGTTCTCCATCTAAGGATGCTTTACTTGAAGAGGCGTGTAAGAAGTACGAGGAGGCTACCAGCCTCTGCCCTACGTTAAATGATGTATGTGTCAACAGATGTAGTGTTTTCTGTTACTCTTTGCATGCTTCCATTTAGGCATTGTTGATTGTTAAAATAGAAAGAAGAATCTTGCGGTGTCATTTAGTGCTCAAGAATTACGGTGAGCCTCGTTTTACAATAATATATGTGATTGTTGACAAGAATACGTGAGTGCAGTGCAAATGTTTTCTACTAGAATTTTCATCTTCATGCCAGGACTTGGCTAAGATAGCGCGAAT
The Primulina eburnea isolate SZY01 chromosome 5, ASM2296580v1, whole genome shotgun sequence genome window above contains:
- the LOC140832157 gene encoding methionine gamma-lyase-like, translated to MAAEATGDRSIDSFSNKKRGASDDQLDQLAPTKKHQWSKVFPMHAVDPVEALANARHEFGEHGGVNMSIEASATFTVMEPETMPRMFSGELGPDRDFFIYSRHFNPTVLNLSRLMAALEGTEAAYCTSSGMSAISSVLLQLCSSGGHMVASRTLYGGTHALLTHFFPRACNITTTFVDVRDLEMVKREIVEGITKVLYFESMSNPTLTVANVPELCRIAHDKGVTVVVDNTFAPMVMSPARLGADVVVHSISKYISGGADIIAGSVCGPANLVNSMMDVHQGALMLLGPTMNPKMAFELSERLPHLALRMKEHCRRALVYATRMKKLGLKVIYPGLEDHIDHTLLKTMSNKDYGFGGILCLDMGTEEKANRLMGLLQNCTQFGLMAVSLGYYETLMSCSGSSTSSEMNEDEKELAGISPGLVRMSIGYCGSLEQKWSQFENALGRMQDPSLLEKK